From Alienimonas californiensis, a single genomic window includes:
- a CDS encoding CRISPR-associated endonuclease Cas3'': MYFSRSTNDRTKSDWEPLSDHLAAVAARAAGFADSYGAADWGEAAGRWHDLGKYSRDFQDHLVTPSQVDHATAGAQHAVRVLPGPVGRLLAYALAPGDVTRNGRPAAVRPRFGEPDDESNGPSAGRLLRPQH, translated from the coding sequence ATGTACTTTTCGCGCAGCACCAACGACCGCACGAAGTCGGATTGGGAACCGCTTTCCGACCACCTCGCCGCGGTCGCCGCTCGGGCCGCGGGGTTCGCCGACTCCTACGGGGCCGCCGATTGGGGCGAAGCGGCGGGGCGTTGGCACGATCTGGGCAAGTACTCGCGGGACTTTCAGGACCACCTCGTCACGCCGTCGCAGGTCGATCACGCCACCGCCGGGGCGCAGCACGCCGTGAGGGTGCTGCCCGGGCCGGTGGGTCGATTGCTGGCATACGCGCTCGCACCGGGCGACGTGACGCGGAACGGCCGCCCCGCCGCAGTAAGACCCAGATTTGGAGAGCCAGACGATGAATCGAACGGCCCCAGTGCCGGGCGTCTTCTACGGCCACAGCACTAA
- a CDS encoding efflux RND transporter permease subunit, which produces MLAALVRFCVREPLIVLLLTAGLIGFGVYSVNTVPIDAIPDIGENQVIVLTDWPGRSPKDVEDQITYPLSVNLLAVPGAESVRGKSLFGVSFVQVTFDDSVDFYWARSRVSEQLGVAAASLPDGVTPRMGPDATGLGQIYYYVLEPPPGGGMNLAELRSLQDFVVRYELQAVEGVSEVAGIGGYVRQYQVDVDPDRLRFHQLPLDRVTAAVRAAGRDVGAKTVESGGMEYIVRGRGFVGGGDDGDAVRDLEETVVAERGGVPVRLKDVADVQLGPDFRRGALDLNGAEAVGGVVVMRYGENPRAVIDRVKEKIRQIEPSLNGVTIRGVYDRSGLIDETIATLATALWEEIAITAAVILLFLLHIRSSLTVAATLPVAVLLAFGAMRVGGVDANIMSLAGIAIAIGTMVDMGIIVSENIYQHLASWTAGVRDPGDDRTRVEVIEEAAGEVAPAVFTAVMTTVVSFLPVFFLTGRDHKLFAPLAWTKTFSIVAALIVAVCLVPPICRLLLGGKQRSRWTAAWAGLAGAAVFAGSALVWGGRAAAALSGWLFPGGGYAVLPVHVVLAAATIGFAVGYQITREHLRPVDENPVSRFIVWIYEPTLRFFLRHKIGFLTVPALIVLLGLGAWFGLGTVLKPVERGASHLGADLNAVPGYLEAKSQFMGLSTDDWIALDEGSWFYMPTLYPAASFSEAMRVLQTQDVLIRQIPEVEDVLGKIGRVDSALDPAPAAMVETYVMLKPRDLWRPGVTSKDVWEEINAVATLPGVTPASPLQPIEGRVVMLQSGIKAPTAVRIYGDDLGELAAAARAVAARLKDSPYVNAGTVNPDIVLGKPYVEFAVDRETAARYGMSVEMVNRVIETALGGMNVDRTVEGRERYPVRVRYRRDLRERIDDLGELPVVAYNGQTVPLSELATLTTTWGPGAISSENARLVAHVAFATSGAVGDLEAVAAIEESLRDAAAKPAGDPDALTLPAGYSFELVGSFRNQIEANRRLMWLVPLVIGINLLLIYFQFRAVPLTLAVFAGIPVAFGGGMICLALAGTEMNTAVWVGFIALFGIAVDDGVVIATYLDQVFTRRRLRTVEDIRAATVVAGARRIRPCLMTTATTVLALVPVLLSDGRGADVARAMALPVFGGMTVELVTLFVVPVLFCGFKEFKLKAGLHDRHWAGTEDTPTEDLDEPAAARLSPATV; this is translated from the coding sequence ATGCTCGCCGCCCTCGTGCGCTTTTGCGTCCGCGAACCGTTGATCGTCCTGCTGCTCACCGCGGGGCTGATCGGGTTCGGCGTTTATAGCGTCAATACGGTTCCGATCGACGCGATCCCGGACATCGGGGAGAACCAGGTGATCGTCCTCACCGACTGGCCCGGCCGGTCGCCGAAGGACGTGGAGGACCAGATCACCTACCCTCTGAGCGTGAATCTGCTGGCGGTGCCGGGGGCGGAGAGCGTCCGCGGCAAAAGCCTGTTCGGCGTCAGCTTCGTGCAGGTGACGTTCGACGATTCGGTCGACTTTTACTGGGCCCGCAGCCGGGTCAGCGAGCAGCTCGGCGTCGCCGCCGCGAGCCTGCCGGACGGGGTCACGCCTCGCATGGGCCCGGACGCCACCGGCTTGGGGCAGATTTATTACTACGTTCTGGAGCCGCCGCCGGGCGGCGGAATGAATCTCGCGGAACTGCGATCGTTGCAGGATTTCGTCGTCCGGTACGAATTGCAGGCGGTCGAGGGAGTCAGCGAAGTCGCCGGCATCGGCGGGTACGTCCGCCAGTATCAGGTGGACGTGGACCCGGACCGCCTGCGGTTCCATCAATTGCCGTTGGACCGCGTGACGGCGGCCGTCCGGGCCGCCGGCCGCGACGTGGGCGCCAAAACCGTCGAGAGCGGCGGGATGGAATACATCGTCCGCGGCCGCGGATTCGTTGGGGGCGGGGACGACGGCGACGCCGTACGGGACCTGGAAGAAACCGTCGTTGCCGAGCGCGGCGGCGTGCCGGTTCGGCTGAAGGACGTCGCCGACGTGCAGCTCGGTCCGGACTTCCGCCGCGGGGCGCTGGACCTCAACGGCGCCGAGGCCGTCGGCGGGGTCGTGGTCATGCGTTACGGGGAGAACCCGCGGGCCGTCATCGACCGAGTTAAAGAGAAGATCCGCCAGATCGAACCGTCGTTGAACGGAGTGACGATTCGCGGCGTCTACGACCGCAGCGGGCTGATCGACGAGACGATCGCCACCCTCGCCACGGCGCTGTGGGAGGAGATCGCGATCACCGCCGCCGTCATCCTGCTGTTTCTATTGCACATCCGCAGCAGTCTGACCGTCGCCGCCACGTTGCCGGTCGCCGTGCTGCTGGCGTTCGGGGCGATGCGGGTCGGCGGGGTGGACGCGAACATCATGTCGCTCGCGGGGATCGCGATCGCGATCGGCACGATGGTCGATATGGGCATTATCGTCTCGGAGAATATCTATCAGCATCTCGCGTCGTGGACGGCCGGCGTTCGTGACCCGGGCGACGACCGCACCCGCGTGGAGGTGATCGAGGAGGCCGCCGGCGAGGTCGCCCCGGCGGTGTTCACAGCGGTCATGACGACCGTGGTCAGCTTTCTGCCGGTCTTCTTTCTCACCGGCCGCGACCACAAGCTGTTCGCCCCGCTGGCGTGGACGAAAACCTTCAGCATCGTGGCGGCTTTGATCGTGGCCGTCTGCCTCGTGCCCCCGATCTGCCGGTTGCTACTGGGCGGCAAACAGCGTTCGCGGTGGACGGCGGCGTGGGCCGGGTTGGCCGGGGCGGCGGTCTTTGCCGGCAGCGCCCTCGTCTGGGGCGGACGGGCCGCGGCGGCGCTGAGCGGGTGGCTGTTCCCCGGCGGCGGGTACGCCGTGCTCCCCGTGCACGTCGTCCTCGCGGCGGCGACGATCGGCTTCGCGGTCGGGTACCAGATCACCCGCGAGCACCTCCGCCCCGTCGACGAAAACCCCGTCAGCCGCTTCATCGTCTGGATTTACGAGCCCACGCTGCGGTTCTTCCTGCGACACAAGATCGGGTTCCTGACGGTCCCGGCCCTGATCGTCCTGCTGGGATTGGGGGCGTGGTTCGGGCTGGGGACGGTCCTCAAGCCGGTGGAGCGGGGGGCGTCTCACCTCGGCGCCGACCTCAACGCCGTGCCGGGATATCTGGAGGCGAAAAGCCAGTTTATGGGCCTCTCCACCGACGACTGGATCGCCCTGGACGAGGGCAGTTGGTTCTATATGCCGACGCTCTACCCCGCCGCGAGCTTCAGCGAAGCGATGCGGGTCCTGCAAACGCAGGACGTGCTGATCAGGCAGATCCCCGAGGTGGAGGACGTGCTGGGAAAGATCGGCCGGGTGGATAGTGCCCTGGACCCCGCCCCGGCGGCGATGGTGGAAACTTACGTCATGCTCAAACCCCGCGACCTGTGGCGGCCCGGCGTGACGAGCAAGGACGTGTGGGAGGAAATTAACGCCGTCGCCACGCTGCCCGGCGTCACCCCCGCGTCCCCCCTGCAACCGATCGAGGGCCGCGTCGTGATGCTGCAAAGCGGCATTAAGGCGCCTACAGCAGTGCGGATCTACGGCGACGACCTCGGCGAACTGGCCGCCGCCGCCCGCGCCGTCGCGGCAAGGCTGAAGGACTCCCCGTACGTCAACGCCGGCACGGTGAACCCGGATATCGTGCTCGGCAAACCCTATGTCGAGTTCGCCGTCGACCGCGAGACCGCCGCCCGCTACGGCATGAGCGTGGAGATGGTGAACCGCGTCATCGAGACGGCTCTGGGCGGCATGAACGTCGACCGCACCGTCGAGGGCCGGGAGCGCTATCCGGTCCGCGTCCGTTACCGTCGCGACCTGCGGGAACGCATTGACGACCTGGGCGAATTGCCGGTGGTCGCCTACAACGGGCAGACGGTCCCGCTGTCGGAGTTGGCGACGCTAACGACCACGTGGGGGCCGGGGGCGATCTCCAGCGAGAACGCCCGACTGGTCGCCCACGTGGCGTTTGCGACGAGCGGTGCCGTCGGCGACCTCGAAGCCGTGGCCGCGATCGAAGAGTCCCTCCGGGACGCCGCCGCGAAGCCGGCGGGCGATCCGGACGCCTTGACCCTGCCGGCGGGCTATTCGTTCGAATTGGTCGGCAGTTTTCGCAATCAGATCGAAGCCAACCGCCGGCTGATGTGGCTCGTCCCGCTGGTGATCGGCATCAATCTGCTGCTCATCTACTTCCAGTTCCGGGCCGTGCCGCTGACGTTAGCGGTGTTCGCCGGCATCCCGGTGGCGTTCGGCGGGGGGATGATCTGTCTGGCGCTGGCGGGGACGGAGATGAATACGGCGGTGTGGGTGGGGTTCATCGCCCTGTTCGGCATCGCCGTGGACGACGGGGTGGTGATCGCCACCTACCTGGATCAAGTCTTCACCCGCCGCCGGCTGCGGACCGTGGAGGATATCCGGGCCGCGACAGTCGTCGCCGGCGCCCGCCGCATCCGTCCCTGCCTGATGACGACGGCCACGACCGTGCTGGCGTTGGTTCCCGTGTTGCTGTCGGACGGCCGCGGAGCGGACGTCGCCCGGGCGATGGCCCTGCCGGTGTTCGGCGGGATGACCGTCGAACTGGTCACGCTGTTCGTCGTCCCGGTCCTGTTCTGCGGGTTCAAGGAATTCAAGTTGAAAGCCGGGCTGCACGACCGGCACTGGGCGGGAACTGAGGACACGCCCACGGAGGATCTGGACGAACCCGCCGCAGCCCGTCTCTCCCCCGCGACGGTCTGA
- a CDS encoding CRISPR-associated endonuclease Cas3'', with product MSATSPTAPQGSRPRPGRPRRRAAGLLHDLGKYSAAFQNRIRGTADGVDHWTFGAQWAWAGLGGTWPNLAEAVGCAVAGHHVGLKCPEPGASNPAPIRAAADGAQKEAKALGETAPEDLLRRFAADGFAFPSLPKSAESRWREGRAGRSVAGLLDTRMLFSALVDADFLETEAHFDGDATAPRRYRLAGPPLNAPAAVEELKAFLNKTVRSRSDATAEVRDLRRRLSEDCRAAAAGARGLYTLTAPTGAGKTLAMLDFALRHAAAHADGPNPLRRIVCTIPFLSIIEQTADEYRRVFAPAFGDEYVLGDHSLAPHRVPKEGTTDPAEGRARLPAENWDAPLIVTTAVRTLESLFANRPAACRKLHRLAGSVLLLDEVQTLPPELAVVTLAAVSRLVERYGCTAVVATAPQPAFDHLHDRVARLCRDGWTPTEIHARRDESFAVAANRTRVTWRTEPTPWDALADELAAPDRRQVLCVMNLKRHAAGLVERLEDRLTDPADCRGLLRLSTNLCPAHRRRVLAKVRVRLRTGRPCRLIATQCIEAGVDVDFPAAYRATAPLEAVAQAAGRRNRGGRIPTPCPVVVFEPEEVGKAQFPPGYGQAVSVTRSELKRYDADAAVRLIHDPDAIRAYYEAFYGLTGKAEVAAEWEQALNASDFEAICRLYRLIRDDTVRVLVPYTGRPTTACGRRRRTACRTNR from the coding sequence ATGTCCGCCACGTCGCCGACCGCGCCGCAGGGTTCGCGGCCCCGTCCGGGGCGGCCGAGGAGGCGCGCGGCCGGCCTGCTGCACGACCTCGGCAAGTACTCCGCCGCCTTTCAAAATCGCATCCGGGGAACGGCGGACGGCGTGGACCACTGGACCTTCGGGGCGCAGTGGGCGTGGGCGGGTCTCGGAGGAACCTGGCCGAACCTGGCGGAGGCCGTCGGCTGCGCGGTCGCCGGCCACCACGTCGGATTGAAATGCCCGGAGCCGGGGGCCTCGAATCCGGCTCCGATCAGGGCCGCGGCCGACGGGGCGCAGAAGGAGGCGAAGGCTTTGGGCGAAACCGCCCCCGAGGACCTGCTCCGTCGGTTCGCCGCCGACGGGTTCGCGTTTCCGTCCCTGCCGAAGTCCGCCGAGAGCCGGTGGCGGGAAGGCCGCGCCGGCCGGTCGGTCGCGGGCCTGCTCGATACGCGGATGCTGTTCTCCGCGTTGGTCGACGCGGACTTCCTCGAAACCGAGGCCCACTTCGACGGCGACGCGACCGCCCCCCGCCGGTACCGCCTCGCCGGCCCGCCGCTGAACGCCCCCGCCGCCGTGGAGGAACTGAAAGCCTTCCTTAACAAGACCGTGCGATCGCGTTCCGACGCCACGGCCGAGGTCCGCGATCTGCGACGCCGGTTGAGCGAAGACTGCCGCGCCGCCGCCGCCGGCGCTCGGGGGCTGTACACGCTCACCGCCCCGACCGGGGCCGGCAAAACGCTGGCGATGCTGGACTTCGCCCTGCGGCACGCCGCCGCCCACGCGGACGGCCCGAACCCGCTGCGGCGGATCGTCTGCACGATCCCGTTCCTGTCGATCATTGAGCAAACCGCCGACGAGTATCGCCGCGTTTTCGCCCCGGCGTTCGGCGATGAGTACGTCCTCGGAGACCACAGCCTCGCCCCGCATCGCGTTCCGAAGGAGGGAACGACCGACCCCGCCGAGGGCCGCGCCCGGCTACCGGCGGAAAACTGGGACGCCCCGCTGATTGTGACCACTGCGGTGCGGACGTTGGAATCGCTGTTCGCCAACCGCCCCGCCGCCTGCCGGAAACTGCACCGGCTGGCCGGCAGCGTGCTGCTGCTCGACGAGGTCCAGACCCTCCCGCCAGAGTTGGCGGTCGTCACCTTGGCGGCGGTCTCCCGCTTGGTGGAGCGGTACGGCTGCACCGCGGTCGTCGCCACCGCGCCCCAGCCGGCGTTCGATCACCTGCACGACCGCGTGGCCCGCCTCTGCCGGGACGGATGGACACCGACGGAGATTCACGCTCGCCGCGACGAGTCCTTCGCCGTCGCCGCAAATCGCACCCGGGTGACGTGGCGGACCGAGCCCACGCCCTGGGACGCCCTCGCCGACGAACTCGCCGCTCCCGACCGGCGGCAGGTTCTGTGCGTGATGAACCTTAAACGGCACGCCGCAGGGCTCGTGGAGCGGCTGGAGGACCGGCTGACCGACCCCGCCGACTGCCGCGGTCTGCTGCGCCTCTCCACGAACCTCTGCCCCGCCCACCGCCGGCGAGTGTTGGCGAAGGTCCGCGTCCGGCTACGGACCGGCCGGCCCTGTCGGCTGATCGCCACGCAGTGCATCGAGGCCGGCGTGGACGTGGACTTCCCCGCCGCCTATCGCGCGACCGCCCCGCTGGAGGCCGTCGCCCAGGCCGCCGGCCGCCGCAACCGCGGCGGGCGGATTCCGACCCCCTGCCCGGTCGTCGTGTTCGAGCCGGAGGAGGTTGGGAAAGCCCAGTTCCCGCCGGGGTACGGGCAGGCGGTCAGCGTCACGCGGTCGGAACTAAAGCGGTACGACGCGGACGCCGCCGTCCGCCTGATCCACGATCCCGACGCGATCCGCGCGTACTACGAAGCGTTCTACGGCCTCACCGGCAAGGCGGAGGTCGCTGCGGAGTGGGAACAGGCCCTGAACGCCTCGGACTTCGAGGCGATCTGCCGACTCTACCGCCTAATCCGCGACGACACTGTTCGCGTGCTCGTCCCGTACACCGGCCGACCTACGACCGCCTGCGGGAGGCGACGCAGAACGGCGTGCCGTACAAACAGATGA
- a CDS encoding IS701 family transposase yields the protein MLAGWICAPRRTILGMVRAAGADRHHAAFHRLFASAAWSIDRVGLALFDLFAAGAETVFLAVDDTLLPRRGLKVFGTGMHRDPLLSSRGYTSFAWGHCWVVLGVVVESRHVPGRPFTLPVLCRLYLNKASAKKWQRAYRKKTELMLAMLRIVERHAGRDGKRLHLLGDAAYTAPVVLAQIPDSVAVTGRVVANVRLCEPPRPRRPGQNGRPRIRGEALPNPRDMLAADGLPRRTLKLYDGPACRVRLAEGTGRFHKAPYRAVRVVAIEHLSGGRGVEAFYTAPAATDAEPDAETILRRYSWRWSIEVAFRDVKQRLGIGQPQNRTTQAARRTAATGSLLYGLVVWWHETAREELADSLRDWSGKSGASFADMLAALRLECLKTTARTTFPTAAREPGVKKLWDRLKPLVILAA from the coding sequence CTGCTCGCCGGCTGGATCTGCGCCCCCCGGCGGACGATCCTCGGCATGGTCCGGGCCGCCGGCGCCGACCGGCATCACGCCGCCTTCCATCGCCTGTTCGCCTCGGCGGCGTGGTCGATCGACCGGGTCGGCTTGGCCCTGTTCGACCTGTTCGCCGCCGGGGCGGAGACTGTCTTCCTGGCCGTGGACGATACGCTCCTGCCCCGCCGCGGCCTGAAGGTGTTCGGAACCGGCATGCACCGCGACCCGCTGCTCTCCAGCCGCGGGTACACGAGTTTTGCGTGGGGCCACTGCTGGGTCGTGCTGGGCGTGGTCGTCGAGAGTCGGCACGTCCCGGGTCGGCCGTTTACGCTGCCGGTCCTCTGCCGGCTGTACCTGAACAAGGCGTCCGCGAAGAAGTGGCAGCGGGCTTATCGCAAGAAGACTGAACTGATGCTCGCGATGCTGCGAATTGTGGAGCGTCACGCCGGGCGAGACGGCAAACGACTGCATCTGCTGGGCGATGCGGCGTATACGGCTCCCGTCGTGCTCGCGCAGATCCCCGACTCCGTCGCCGTGACCGGGCGGGTGGTCGCCAACGTCCGGCTGTGCGAACCGCCGCGGCCGCGTCGCCCCGGGCAGAACGGCCGACCCCGCATCCGAGGCGAGGCGTTGCCGAACCCGCGGGACATGCTGGCCGCCGACGGCCTGCCCCGGCGAACGCTGAAGCTGTACGACGGCCCGGCCTGCCGGGTGCGGCTGGCCGAGGGGACCGGCCGGTTTCATAAAGCCCCGTACCGCGCGGTGCGGGTCGTCGCCATCGAACATCTCAGCGGCGGCCGCGGCGTCGAAGCGTTCTACACCGCCCCGGCGGCGACGGACGCCGAACCGGACGCCGAGACGATCCTGCGTCGGTACTCGTGGCGGTGGTCGATCGAGGTCGCCTTCCGCGACGTCAAGCAGCGGCTGGGGATCGGCCAGCCGCAGAACCGCACGACGCAGGCGGCCCGCCGGACCGCGGCGACCGGGTCCCTGCTGTACGGTCTGGTCGTTTGGTGGCACGAAACGGCCCGTGAGGAGCTGGCCGACTCGCTGCGAGACTGGTCCGGCAAGAGCGGGGCGTCCTTCGCCGACATGCTGGCCGCGTTGCGGCTGGAGTGCCTGAAAACTACGGCCCGAACGACTTTCCCGACGGCCGCCCGAGAGCCGGGCGTGAAAAAACTCTGGGACCGCCTGAAGCCCCTGGTGATACTCGCGGCGTAA